In the Novosphingobium sp. 9 genome, one interval contains:
- a CDS encoding major capsid protein: protein MTGTIIDIFHSDPFSAIEMTTAVERLPHLPAMLRDSGIFTENPIRTTALAVEERNGILTVVPISQRGQPTNAERNTERRKMRYFDVPRVRVGDTIFSHELQNIRAFGETTVLMQVQDEVARRLSGPTGLLSLLDYTEENMFLGAVQGLFLDYDGSVLYNWFDEFEFEEPEEIAFNLSANVEYSLRPIINELTRSMARSAKGAFTQATSVMALCGDAFYDEFTNHVDVVSTYKNWSDATDLRKGGAFQTFHFGGVDWVNYRGSDDNTSIKIPDDKVKLFPVNAPGVFEEALAPAEGFEWVNTPGQKRYIKPIFDRDRNEWWRMEASMYPLPICKRPEVLRTGRAGA from the coding sequence ATGACCGGCACGATCATTGACATTTTCCACTCCGATCCCTTCTCCGCTATCGAAATGACGACGGCGGTCGAGCGGCTACCGCACCTGCCCGCCATGCTTCGTGATTCGGGTATCTTCACCGAGAACCCGATCCGCACGACCGCGCTTGCCGTGGAAGAGCGCAACGGCATCCTGACCGTCGTGCCCATCAGCCAGCGTGGCCAGCCCACCAATGCCGAGCGCAACACCGAGCGCCGCAAGATGCGGTACTTCGATGTGCCACGTGTCCGCGTAGGCGACACGATTTTCAGCCATGAGCTCCAGAACATTCGCGCATTCGGCGAAACGACCGTGCTCATGCAGGTGCAGGACGAGGTGGCCCGCCGCCTGAGCGGTCCTACCGGCCTTCTCTCGCTGCTCGACTATACCGAGGAGAACATGTTCCTCGGTGCCGTTCAGGGCCTTTTCCTCGATTACGACGGCTCGGTACTGTACAACTGGTTCGACGAATTCGAGTTCGAAGAGCCGGAGGAAATCGCCTTCAACCTCTCGGCAAACGTCGAATATTCGCTTCGCCCGATCATCAACGAACTCACCCGTTCGATGGCCCGTTCCGCGAAGGGCGCCTTCACGCAGGCCACCAGCGTCATGGCGCTGTGCGGCGATGCGTTCTACGACGAGTTCACCAATCACGTCGATGTGGTGAGCACGTATAAGAACTGGTCCGACGCAACCGACCTCCGCAAGGGTGGGGCATTCCAGACGTTCCACTTCGGCGGCGTCGATTGGGTCAACTATCGCGGCTCGGACGACAACACGTCGATCAAGATCCCTGACGACAAGGTGAAGCTGTTCCCCGTCAATGCGCCTGGCGTGTTCGAGGAAGCGCTTGCTCCGGCCGAAGGCTTCGAATGGGTCAACACCCCCGGTCAGAAGCGCTATATCAAGCCGATCTTCGACCGCGACCGCAACGAATGGTGGCGCATGGAGGCATCCATGTACCCGCTCCCGATCTGCAAGCGCCCGGAAGTCCTGCGCACCGGACGCGCCGGCGCCTAA
- a CDS encoding head decoration protein: MGTPKVTPITENRHTGGYVIWDPSDGMLTREAIILIAGSGLCTAGLVLGGETAGGAAVSSALETNTGNGTIGAITVGPAAQIGEYAVVFDDATHFTVNDPAGAEVGSGTTGAAFDEDGIGFTITAGATAFAAGDGFTVTTTGTVKFGPWDPTASDGLAVARAILWSGSRDATTSDADAVANVRGPMRVNASELIWGANVTTDAQKAIALAQLEKLTILNT; the protein is encoded by the coding sequence ATGGGCACTCCCAAGGTTACCCCCATCACCGAGAACCGCCACACCGGCGGATACGTCATCTGGGACCCCTCCGATGGCATGCTGACGCGTGAAGCAATCATCCTGATCGCAGGCAGTGGCCTTTGCACGGCTGGCCTCGTGCTCGGCGGCGAGACTGCCGGCGGCGCAGCTGTTTCCAGCGCGCTGGAAACCAACACCGGTAACGGCACGATTGGCGCGATCACGGTCGGTCCTGCCGCCCAAATCGGTGAATATGCGGTTGTGTTCGACGATGCGACGCATTTCACCGTCAACGATCCGGCGGGTGCCGAGGTCGGCAGCGGAACGACTGGCGCCGCATTCGACGAGGATGGGATCGGGTTCACGATCACGGCAGGCGCCACGGCCTTCGCTGCAGGCGATGGTTTCACCGTGACCACCACCGGCACCGTCAAGTTCGGCCCCTGGGATCCAACTGCGTCCGATGGCCTGGCTGTAGCTCGCGCCATTTTGTGGAGTGGGTCGCGCGATGCGACCACCAGCGATGCAGATGCGGTCGCCAACGTGCGCGGCCCGATGCGCGTGAACGCCAGTGAGCTGATCTGGGGCGCCAACGTCACCACCGACGCGCAGAAGGCTATCGCCCTCGCCCAGCTCGAGAAGCTGACCATCCTCAACACCTGA
- a CDS encoding S49 family peptidase, translated as MTGYSLDGLFNRPAALLPSASALAVTVQAKAGEPAWGAPPPAWKSQINYGDEASLFEVISGVAVIKIHGVLVQRLGAWWPIGDICGIAAYDRLRAQIMAALADDAIDAIALDIDSPGGEVAGCFDLVDTIFRGRTIKPIWAILGENAYSAAYALASAAHVVTVPRTGGTGSVGVIYMHVSFQGALEKAGIKPTLITKGELKGEGSDLFDLSADAFKRLKADVLAIGDLFDATVARNRGMKPKQVWNTQAGTFLGEEGVEIGFADAVMAPDEAFRELLRQLD; from the coding sequence ATGACAGGCTACAGCCTCGACGGCTTGTTCAACAGGCCCGCCGCCCTTCTCCCCTCTGCATCCGCGCTGGCGGTAACCGTACAGGCCAAAGCCGGTGAACCAGCTTGGGGAGCCCCACCCCCTGCATGGAAATCACAGATCAATTATGGCGACGAAGCATCGCTATTCGAGGTGATCTCAGGCGTTGCGGTGATCAAGATCCACGGCGTGCTCGTCCAGCGTCTGGGGGCGTGGTGGCCGATCGGCGATATCTGCGGCATTGCCGCATATGATCGCCTGCGCGCCCAGATCATGGCTGCCCTCGCTGATGACGCCATCGACGCCATTGCGCTCGATATTGACAGTCCCGGCGGCGAGGTCGCGGGCTGTTTCGATCTCGTAGACACGATCTTCCGTGGCCGTACCATCAAGCCCATTTGGGCGATCCTGGGCGAAAATGCCTACTCGGCTGCCTATGCTCTGGCATCTGCGGCGCACGTCGTAACCGTGCCGCGCACTGGCGGCACGGGATCCGTTGGCGTCATCTACATGCACGTCAGCTTTCAGGGTGCGCTGGAGAAAGCGGGCATCAAGCCCACGCTCATCACCAAGGGCGAACTCAAGGGCGAAGGCTCTGATCTGTTCGATCTGTCGGCAGATGCCTTCAAGCGCCTCAAGGCCGACGTTCTGGCCATAGGTGATCTGTTCGATGCCACGGTCGCCCGCAATCGGGGCATGAAACCCAAACAGGTCTGGAACACCCAGGCCGGAACCTTCCTCGGCGAAGAGGGAGTGGAAATCGGTTTCGCTGACGCCGTCATGGCACCTGATGAAGCCTTCCGGGAACTGCTCAGGCAGCTCGATTGA
- a CDS encoding phage portal protein encodes MASHSTILDAQGRKIPAQAIERIRTRARTGMRGSLDGPNRSLFPYDAASIGGQEYGDWYPITRSPDSEINIYRDRIVGRGRDLYRNDGWAKGIVGRILDSTIGSSYRLVAKPDWRALSYHSKAFDAVWADEFRRAAEAHWRNYAEDLGHYNDVGRKQTVSQQWRVALGHKLIDGESLIVAQWRPDRVGASAARYATCFQGVDPDRLSNPYQQQDTRYLRGGVEIDRDEVPIAYHIRKAHQYDWYNATESMEWDRVLREDPEDGWQRVYHDYDLDRFAQNRGMSIFAPVLGRLKMLAKYYGVELSAATVASHFGLYVTSPFDLEMVRAALEGEVEADDPAQSGFGWYQDMRSDFHRDRTMPISGVNMATLAPGEEIKTVSAERPNANFSPFTHEMLRGVGQCVGLSGEQTHNDWSDTSWSSARAGVAESEKMFIRREQDFQTNTATPIYATWLAEPFDLGELPLPRNAPAYMEMRTAYSRCRWLGTPRGFVDPVSERQGVVLGLDAGLSTLEEECARQGVDWEENLAQRAIEFNRMTELGLPRPQWFGEDKSATEAAQPPQKEQA; translated from the coding sequence ATGGCTTCGCATTCCACCATTCTGGATGCTCAGGGCCGCAAAATTCCGGCGCAAGCGATCGAGCGCATCAGAACCCGCGCCCGCACTGGGATGCGCGGGTCTCTCGATGGTCCTAACCGATCGCTTTTCCCCTACGATGCGGCAAGCATCGGCGGCCAGGAGTATGGGGACTGGTATCCGATTACCCGGTCCCCGGACTCCGAGATCAACATCTATCGCGACCGGATCGTCGGGCGAGGCCGTGATCTGTATCGCAACGACGGCTGGGCCAAAGGGATCGTCGGCCGCATCCTCGATTCAACGATCGGATCGTCCTATCGACTGGTTGCCAAGCCCGACTGGCGCGCCCTTTCTTATCACAGCAAGGCATTCGATGCGGTTTGGGCTGACGAGTTCCGCCGTGCTGCCGAAGCACATTGGCGCAACTATGCCGAAGATCTCGGCCACTACAATGACGTCGGCCGGAAACAGACGGTATCCCAGCAATGGCGTGTCGCCCTCGGTCACAAACTGATTGATGGAGAATCCCTGATCGTCGCACAATGGCGGCCTGACAGGGTCGGAGCGTCGGCGGCGCGCTACGCCACATGCTTTCAGGGTGTCGATCCCGATCGGTTGTCGAACCCCTATCAGCAGCAGGATACGCGATACCTTCGCGGCGGCGTGGAGATCGATCGGGACGAGGTGCCGATCGCGTACCACATCCGCAAGGCCCACCAGTACGACTGGTACAATGCGACCGAAAGCATGGAGTGGGACCGTGTCCTGCGAGAGGATCCGGAAGACGGGTGGCAGCGCGTCTATCACGATTACGATCTGGACCGCTTTGCCCAGAACCGGGGCATGTCCATTTTCGCCCCTGTGCTCGGCCGCCTGAAGATGCTGGCCAAATATTACGGCGTCGAGTTGTCTGCCGCGACGGTGGCCTCTCATTTCGGGCTCTATGTGACCTCGCCGTTCGATCTGGAGATGGTGAGGGCTGCACTCGAGGGAGAGGTTGAGGCCGACGATCCGGCACAGTCGGGTTTCGGCTGGTATCAGGATATGCGGTCCGACTTCCACCGGGATCGCACCATGCCCATCAGCGGCGTGAACATGGCGACCCTTGCGCCCGGCGAAGAGATCAAGACGGTTTCAGCCGAGCGGCCCAATGCCAACTTCAGTCCCTTCACGCATGAGATGCTGCGAGGCGTGGGCCAGTGCGTGGGCCTGTCAGGCGAGCAGACCCATAACGACTGGTCGGATACGAGCTGGTCATCGGCGCGCGCTGGCGTGGCGGAATCGGAAAAGATGTTCATCCGCCGCGAACAGGATTTCCAGACGAACACCGCGACGCCGATCTACGCGACTTGGCTGGCAGAGCCGTTCGATTTGGGCGAGTTGCCCCTCCCTCGGAATGCCCCGGCATATATGGAAATGCGCACGGCTTACTCGCGTTGCCGCTGGCTGGGCACGCCGCGCGGTTTTGTCGATCCGGTGTCCGAGCGCCAGGGTGTGGTCCTGGGCCTCGACGCAGGTCTCTCCACCCTTGAAGAGGAATGCGCTCGCCAAGGTGTCGACTGGGAAGAGAACCTCGCCCAGCGCGCGATCGAATTCAATCGCATGACCGAACTTGGTCTGCCGCGCCCCCAGTGGTTCGGCGAAGACAAAAGCGCAACGGAGGCAGCGCAGCCTCCCCAGAAAGAGCAGGCCTGA
- a CDS encoding gpW family protein — MRYDPSRSILAGMDTSVLQARLTQMQQDYLDIMSGSKVQTASYTQGDGGKSVTYSMANIGMLTMAIRQIQAQLGLIKTPRSAIRPRF, encoded by the coding sequence ATGCGCTATGATCCGAGCCGCAGCATCCTTGCTGGCATGGATACATCTGTGCTCCAGGCCCGCCTGACCCAGATGCAGCAAGACTACCTGGACATCATGTCGGGCAGCAAAGTTCAGACTGCCAGCTACACGCAGGGAGATGGCGGGAAAAGCGTCACGTATAGCATGGCCAACATTGGTATGCTGACCATGGCGATCCGCCAAATTCAGGCGCAACTCGGCCTGATCAAAACGCCCCGCTCTGCAATCAGGCCGCGCTTCTGA